The following are from one region of the Anabas testudineus chromosome 2, fAnaTes1.2, whole genome shotgun sequence genome:
- the idi1 gene encoding isopentenyl-diphosphate Delta-isomerase 1, whose protein sequence is MVRAMWAVLRMVSCEGAAALKANVPGTRRPWSRAVRNVASEVRALQSAVRMPEVTTDHLDEKQVQLLSEMCILIDEHDCKIGADTKKNCHLNSNIDKGLLHRAFSVFIFNSEEKLLLQQRSDAKITFPGCFTNTCCSHPLHTDSELDEKEAIGVRRAAQRRLEAELGIPMEQVTPDEMTYLTRIHYKAQSDGVWGEHEIDYILFMQKDVELSPDPNEIKSHCYVSKEELKEMLEKAKCKELEITPWFSLIADTFLFKWWDNLQNLKQFMDHDNIHRM, encoded by the exons ATGGTGCGGGCCATGTGGGCGGTGCTACGGATGGTGTCCTGTGAGGGAGCCGCTGCGCTGAAGGCGAACGTACCGGGAACCAGGAGACCGTGGAGCCGAGCAGTCCGTAACGTCGCCAG CGAGGTGAGAGCCCTCCAGTCTGCAGTGAGAATGCCTGAGGTCACCACAGACCACCTGGATGAGAAGCAGGTGCAGCTGCTGTCCGAGATGTGCATCCTGATCGACGAGCACGACTGCAAGATTGGAGCTGACACCAAGAAGAACTGCCACCTCAACTCCAATATTGACAAAG GTTTATTACATCGAGCCTTCAGTGTGTTCATTTTTAACAGTGAAGAGAAGCTGCTCTTACAGCAGAGGTCTGACGCCAAAATCACTTTTCCAG GCTgtttcacaaacacatgctgcagtCATCCTCTACACACTGACAGTGAGCTGGATGAGAAGGAAGCAATAGGAGTGAGGAGAGCTGCTCAGAGGAGACTAGAAGCTGAACTAGGAATCCCCAtggaacag GTGACGCCAGATGAAATGACATATCTGACAAGAATCCACTACAAGGCCCAGTCGGACGGTGTTTGGGGTGAACATGAGATAGACTACATCCTCTTCATGCAGAAG GATGTGGAGTTGAGTCCAGACCCCAACGAGATCAAAAGCCACTGTTACGTGAGCAAAGAGGAGCTAAAGGAGATGTTAGAAAAGGCCAAGTGCAAAGAGTTGGAGATCACCCCCTGGTTCAGCCTCATCGCAGACACCTTCCTCTTCAAGTGGTGGGACAACCTGCAGAACCTCAAGCAGTTCATGGATCATGACAACATTCACCGCATGTAA
- the LOC113163759 gene encoding copine-3 isoform X1, whose translation MAAQCVTKVELTVSCENLMDKDIGSKSDPLCVLLMNSSDSQWFEVARTEKVQNCLNPKFAKKVSIDYYFEIVQKLKFGIYDIDNKTVDLNDDDFLGELECTLGQVVSSKKFTRPLVLKNKKPAGKGTITIIAEEIKDNRVVNFEVQARKLDNKDFFGKSDPYLEFYKQTETGWQLAHRTEVVKNNLNPCWRPFRIPLQSLCGGDMEKPIKVECYDYDNDGSHDLIGAFETTMTHLQQASHVSPAEFECINSKKKQKKKGYKNSGIVSVKLCQVVKEYTFLDYIMGGCQINFTVAIDFTGSNGDPKSPQSLHYISPQGVNEYLSAIWSVGNVIQDYDSDKMFPAFGFGAQIPPTWQVSHEFPLNFNPSNPFCAGVEGVVQAYRACLPQVKLYGPTNFSPIINHVACFAKQALQQTTASQYFVLLIITDGVITDMDETRNAIVNASRLPMSVIIVGVGGADFSAMEFLDGDDGRLRSQTGEAALRDIVQFVPFRQFQNAPREALSKSVLAEIPGQLVEFLNTMKLAPPNSNPASAMTVSS comes from the exons ATGGCTGCCCAGTGTGTCACCAAGGTGGAGCTGACTGTGTCCTGTGAGAATCTCATGGACAAAGACATTGGCTCCAAGTCTGACCCTCTGTGTGTCCTGTTAATGAACAGCTCAGACTCTCAGTGGTTTGAG GTGGCGCGCACAGAAAAAGTCCAGAATTGCCTGAACCCCAAATTTGCAAAAAAGGTTAGCATCGACTACTACTTTGAAATAGTGCAGAAGCTGAAGTTTGGGATTTATGACATCGACAACAAGACTGTTGATCTGAATGATGACGACTTCCTGGGGGAACTGGAGTGCACTTTGGGCCAG GTTGTGTCTAGTAAAAAATTTACCCGACCACTTGTCTTGAAGAACAAGAAACCTGCAGGAAAAGGGACTATCACA ATCATTGCAGAAGAAATCAAAGATAACAGAGTGGTGAATTTTGAGGTGCAGGCAAGAAAACTAGACAACAAG gaTTTTTTTGGTAAGTCCGACCCCTATCTGGAATTCTACAAGCAGACAGAAACGGGATGGCAGCTGGCTCACAGGACagag GTGGTAAAGAACAACTTGAATCCATGCTGGAGACCCTTTCGAATCCCTCTGCAGTCCCTATGTGGAGGAGACATGGAGAAACCGATAAAA GTCGAGTGTTATGATTATGACAATGATGGCTCACATGATCTTATTGGAGCCTTTGAGACTACAATGACACACCTCCAGCAAGCATCACACGTTTCTCCG GCAGAATTTGAATGTATcaacagtaaaaagaaacagaagaaaaagggCTACAAAAATTCTGGTATTGTGAGCGTGAAGCTATGCCAG GTGGTGAAGGAGTATACATTTCTGGATTATATTATGGGAGGCTGTCAGATCAATTTCACA GTGGCTATTGACTTCACAGGCTCTAATGGGGATCCAAAGTCTCCTCAGTCTCTGCATTACATAAGTCCTCAGGGTGTTAATGAGTACTTGTCTGCTATCTGGTCTGTGGGCAATGTCATCCAGGACTacgacag CGACAAAATGTTTCCCGCTTTTGGCTTTGGAGCCCAGATCCCTCCCACATGGCAG GTTTCGCACGAGTTTCCTCTCAATTTCAACCCGTCAAATCCATTCTGTGCAG gtgttgaaggtgtggtGCAGGCTTACAGGGCATGCCTGCCCCAGGTCAAACTCTACGGTCCCACCAACTTCTCCCCTATTATCAACCATGTGGCCTGTTTTGCAAAGCAAGCCCTCCAGCAGACGACTGCATCA CAATACTTTGTCCTGCTCATCATCACTGACGGCGTGATCACAGACATGGATGAGACTCGTAATGCCATTGTCAACGCCTCTCGTCTGCCCATGTCTGTCATCATTGTCGGGGTGGGAGGGGCAGACTTCAGTGCAATGGAGTTCCTGGATGGAGACGACGGGCGGCTGCGTTCTCAGACAGGCGAGGCTGCCTTGAGGGACATCGTCCAGTTTGTGCCATTCAGGCAGTTCCAAAAT GCCCCCCGAGAAGCCCTGTCGAAGAGTGTGCTGGCAGAAATCCCAGGTCAGCTGGTTGAGTTTCTCAACACCATGAAGCTGGCTCCACCCAATTCCAACCCTGCATCTGCTATGACAGTCTCTTCTTAG
- the LOC113163759 gene encoding copine-3 isoform X2 yields the protein MAAQCVTKVELTVSCENLMDKDIGSKSDPLCVLLMNSSDSQWFEVARTEKVQNCLNPKFAKKVSIDYYFEIVQKLKFGIYDIDNKTVDLNDDDFLGELECTLGQVVSSKKFTRPLVLKNKKPAGKGTITIIAEEIKDNRVVNFEVQARKLDNKDFFGKSDPYLEFYKQTETGWQLAHRTEVVKNNLNPCWRPFRIPLQSLCGGDMEKPIKVECYDYDNDGSHDLIGAFETTMTHLQQASHVSPAEFECINSKKKQKKKGYKNSGIVSVKLCQVVKEYTFLDYIMGGCQINFTVAIDFTGSNGDPKSPQSLHYISPQGVNEYLSAIWSVGNVIQDYDSDKMFPAFGFGAQIPPTWQVSHEFPLNFNPSNPFCAGVEGVVQAYRACLPQVKLYGPTNFSPIINHVACFAKQALQQTTASQYFVLLIITDGVITDMDETRNAIVNASRLPMSVIIVGVGGADFSAMEFLDGDDGRLRSQTGEAALRDIVQFVPFRQFQNAPRQALAQSVLAELPQQVAYFFNLFKLKPPHDPSPS from the exons ATGGCTGCCCAGTGTGTCACCAAGGTGGAGCTGACTGTGTCCTGTGAGAATCTCATGGACAAAGACATTGGCTCCAAGTCTGACCCTCTGTGTGTCCTGTTAATGAACAGCTCAGACTCTCAGTGGTTTGAG GTGGCGCGCACAGAAAAAGTCCAGAATTGCCTGAACCCCAAATTTGCAAAAAAGGTTAGCATCGACTACTACTTTGAAATAGTGCAGAAGCTGAAGTTTGGGATTTATGACATCGACAACAAGACTGTTGATCTGAATGATGACGACTTCCTGGGGGAACTGGAGTGCACTTTGGGCCAG GTTGTGTCTAGTAAAAAATTTACCCGACCACTTGTCTTGAAGAACAAGAAACCTGCAGGAAAAGGGACTATCACA ATCATTGCAGAAGAAATCAAAGATAACAGAGTGGTGAATTTTGAGGTGCAGGCAAGAAAACTAGACAACAAG gaTTTTTTTGGTAAGTCCGACCCCTATCTGGAATTCTACAAGCAGACAGAAACGGGATGGCAGCTGGCTCACAGGACagag GTGGTAAAGAACAACTTGAATCCATGCTGGAGACCCTTTCGAATCCCTCTGCAGTCCCTATGTGGAGGAGACATGGAGAAACCGATAAAA GTCGAGTGTTATGATTATGACAATGATGGCTCACATGATCTTATTGGAGCCTTTGAGACTACAATGACACACCTCCAGCAAGCATCACACGTTTCTCCG GCAGAATTTGAATGTATcaacagtaaaaagaaacagaagaaaaagggCTACAAAAATTCTGGTATTGTGAGCGTGAAGCTATGCCAG GTGGTGAAGGAGTATACATTTCTGGATTATATTATGGGAGGCTGTCAGATCAATTTCACA GTGGCTATTGACTTCACAGGCTCTAATGGGGATCCAAAGTCTCCTCAGTCTCTGCATTACATAAGTCCTCAGGGTGTTAATGAGTACTTGTCTGCTATCTGGTCTGTGGGCAATGTCATCCAGGACTacgacag CGACAAAATGTTTCCCGCTTTTGGCTTTGGAGCCCAGATCCCTCCCACATGGCAG GTTTCGCACGAGTTTCCTCTCAATTTCAACCCGTCAAATCCATTCTGTGCAG gtgttgaaggtgtggtGCAGGCTTACAGGGCATGCCTGCCCCAGGTCAAACTCTACGGTCCCACCAACTTCTCCCCTATTATCAACCATGTGGCCTGTTTTGCAAAGCAAGCCCTCCAGCAGACGACTGCATCA CAATACTTTGTCCTGCTCATCATCACTGACGGCGTGATCACAGACATGGATGAGACTCGTAATGCCATTGTCAACGCCTCTCGTCTGCCCATGTCTGTCATCATTGTCGGGGTGGGAGGGGCAGACTTCAGTGCAATGGAGTTCCTGGATGGAGACGACGGGCGGCTGCGTTCTCAGACAGGCGAGGCTGCCTTGAGGGACATCGTCCAGTTTGTGCCATTCAGGCAGTTCCAAAAT GCACCCAGACAGGCTCTTGCCCAAAGTGTATTGGCTGAGTTACCTCAACAAGTGGCCTACTTCTTCAATTTGTTCAAACTGAAGCCTCCCCATGACCCCAGCCCATCATAG